The Bacteroides sp. genomic sequence CCAGAGAATTTGTCCATAATAATCTTTACAGAGCTGACTTCTCCATACGCTTCGAAAGCGGATCTGAGATCCTCTTCCTGTGTGTCATAATTCAATTTTGCACAAAAAATGTTCATAAGAAAAAATAAATAAATTAATACAAGAGTTCAATAGTGAACTCACAAAACTATACAAAGATACGATTCAAAGAAACACTAACCCCGGATTTTTAAAAGAATTTCGCTTTTTTTCCTGATTATTAGCATTTTCTTAACAATTCTGCACCTTTTTTTGTCCGTCAACTGGATCAACCGGCGCATAACCTTCAGGGGACCGGGTCAGCTTACAGGTATACCGCATCAGGATATATCCTGTGAGACCGGATACAAGCGAACCAATCAGGATGCCGATCTTCGAGGAATTCGTCAGGACAGGGTCATCGGTGAATGCAAGGTTGGAAATAAAGATGGACATCGTAAAGCCCACACCGGCAAGCAGGGCCGCACCGAATACGTTTGAAAAGGTCATACTGTTGGGCAACTCCGTGAGCTTCAGGCGTAAACCGATGTAGGTAAAGAGCGGTATGCCGATAAACTTGCCCAGGAACAGTGAAACAGCAATGACCAGCACCAGTTGCCAGTCGATCCCCAATCCAACATCAAACACCACACCGGCATTGGCAAGGGCGAACAGCGGCATGATAAAAAAGGCCACCCAGTAGTGAAGCTTGTGCTCAAGGTGCTGGAGTGGAGATTGCACCTTCACGGTCC encodes the following:
- a CDS encoding RNA-binding protein; the protein is MNIFCAKLNYDTQEEDLRSAFEAYGEVSSVKIIMDKFSG